One Pongo pygmaeus isolate AG05252 chromosome 10, NHGRI_mPonPyg2-v2.0_pri, whole genome shotgun sequence genomic window carries:
- the C10H12orf43 gene encoding protein CUSTOS isoform X2, translating into MEAPSGTVSDLESSNSSSDAEELERCREAAMPAWGLERRPHVAVKPRAGAANNQLSTSQPSLRHKVDEHEQDGNELQTTPEFRAHVAKKLGALLDSFITISEATKEPTKAKVQKVASEDDGFRLFFTSVPGDREKEESPQPRRKRQPSSSSEDSDEEWRRCREAAVSASDILQESAIHSPGTVEKEAKKKRKLKKKAKKVASVDSAVAATTPTSMATVQKQKSGELNGDQVSLGTKRKKKKKKAKKASEASPFPPAKSATAVPAN; encoded by the exons ATGGAGGCGCCCAGTGGCACTGTGAGCGATTTGGAAAGTAGTAACAGCAGTAGCGATGCGGAGGAGCTGGAGCGGTGCCGCGAGGCGGCAATGCCGGCCTGGGGGTTGGAGCGTCGCCCGCATGTGGCAGTGAAGCCAAGAGCCG GTGCTGCAAATAATCAGTTGTCAACCTCCCAACCGAGCCTCAG GCATAAGGTCGATGAGCATGAACAAGATGGCAACGAGCTTCAGACCACCCCTGAATTCCGAGCCCACGTAGCCAAGAAGCTGGGAGCCCTGCTGGACAG CTTCATTACCATCTCAGAAGCAACAAAGGAGCCAACAAAAGCTAAGGTACAGAAAGTTGCTTCAGAGGATGATG GTTTCCGCCTTTTCTTCACATCTGTCCCTGGAGACCGTGAGAAGGAAGAGTCTCCCCAACCCCGCCGAAAGCGACAGCCCTCCAGCTCCAG TGAGGACAGTGACGAGGAGTGGCGGCGGTGCCGGGAGGCAGCTGTGTCGGCGTCCGACATTCTGCAGGAGTCAGCCATCCACAGCCCTGGCACAGTGGAGAAGGaggcaaagaagaaaaggaagttgaaaaagaaagccaagaaggtggccagTGTCGACTCGGCTGTCGCTGCCACCACTCCCACCAGCATGGCCACAGTCCAGAAGCAGAAGTCAGGTGAGCTCAACGGGGACCAGGTGTCACTTGggaccaaaaggaagaaaaagaagaaaaaggcaaagaaggccaGCGAGGCCtctccattcccaccagcaaagaGTGCCACAGCTGTACCTGCAAACTGA
- the C10H12orf43 gene encoding protein CUSTOS isoform X1 → MEAPSGTVSDLESSNSSSDAEELERCREAAMPAWGLERRPHVAVKPRAGAANNQLSTSQPSLRHKVDEHEQDGNELQTTPEFRAHVAKKLGALLDSFITISEATKEPTKAKVQKVASEDDGFRLFFTSVPGDREKEESPQPRRKRQPSSSSSEDSDEEWRRCREAAVSASDILQESAIHSPGTVEKEAKKKRKLKKKAKKVASVDSAVAATTPTSMATVQKQKSGELNGDQVSLGTKRKKKKKKAKKASEASPFPPAKSATAVPAN, encoded by the exons ATGGAGGCGCCCAGTGGCACTGTGAGCGATTTGGAAAGTAGTAACAGCAGTAGCGATGCGGAGGAGCTGGAGCGGTGCCGCGAGGCGGCAATGCCGGCCTGGGGGTTGGAGCGTCGCCCGCATGTGGCAGTGAAGCCAAGAGCCG GTGCTGCAAATAATCAGTTGTCAACCTCCCAACCGAGCCTCAG GCATAAGGTCGATGAGCATGAACAAGATGGCAACGAGCTTCAGACCACCCCTGAATTCCGAGCCCACGTAGCCAAGAAGCTGGGAGCCCTGCTGGACAG CTTCATTACCATCTCAGAAGCAACAAAGGAGCCAACAAAAGCTAAGGTACAGAAAGTTGCTTCAGAGGATGATG GTTTCCGCCTTTTCTTCACATCTGTCCCTGGAGACCGTGAGAAGGAAGAGTCTCCCCAACCCCGCCGAAAGCGACAGCCCTCCAGCTCCAG CAGTGAGGACAGTGACGAGGAGTGGCGGCGGTGCCGGGAGGCAGCTGTGTCGGCGTCCGACATTCTGCAGGAGTCAGCCATCCACAGCCCTGGCACAGTGGAGAAGGaggcaaagaagaaaaggaagttgaaaaagaaagccaagaaggtggccagTGTCGACTCGGCTGTCGCTGCCACCACTCCCACCAGCATGGCCACAGTCCAGAAGCAGAAGTCAGGTGAGCTCAACGGGGACCAGGTGTCACTTGggaccaaaaggaagaaaaagaagaaaaaggcaaagaaggccaGCGAGGCCtctccattcccaccagcaaagaGTGCCACAGCTGTACCTGCAAACTGA